From a single Streptomyces sp. NBC_00237 genomic region:
- a CDS encoding S41 family peptidase, which produces MFGSTTGRWCAAAAVVLAVVSTGAVAQGAPSPKGGTDGASLEGVWRGDGYQEYVTVRHGVLRSYEFSAADCLPGGLRLTAGRAPAGGGVPFRDEAGVRGLTLRTAGKDNIRLASAGSVGERRLERIAALPADCTRTPSTDPVHTFDVFWATLRENYPFFRAKGVDWDAMRATYRPQVHKNTSSDRLFEILSKMIEPLHDMHTQLRDVAGKRGTMNMRPGTPYPEDVKKFLARVEAASKPQLASEIEQFAGGKIQYADLKERGVGYLRITGFSGYGKDWDADADAEVLDRALAEIFTAERVRGMRGLVVDLRANGGGSDALGIKVAARLTDRTYTAYTKVARNDPADEGSWTAPQAIRVHPAKGPRFTGPVAVLGGPLTISAGESFTQALMSRTPAPIRIGEPTQGVFSDVMERDLPNGWVLTVPNEKFLTARGTTYDGAGIPPTHREPVYAEADVTRLRDPGLKRAARELGRRGR; this is translated from the coding sequence ATGTTCGGAAGTACGACGGGGCGATGGTGTGCGGCGGCGGCAGTGGTGCTGGCCGTGGTGTCGACGGGGGCGGTGGCGCAGGGCGCGCCGAGCCCGAAGGGCGGTACGGACGGTGCCTCGCTGGAAGGGGTCTGGCGCGGTGACGGCTACCAGGAGTATGTGACGGTACGTCATGGAGTGCTGCGGAGTTACGAGTTCTCGGCCGCCGACTGCCTGCCGGGAGGGCTCCGCCTCACCGCCGGGCGGGCCCCGGCCGGGGGTGGCGTGCCGTTCCGTGACGAGGCCGGGGTGCGAGGGCTCACACTCCGTACGGCAGGGAAGGACAACATCCGCCTGGCGTCCGCCGGTTCGGTCGGCGAACGGCGTCTGGAACGCATCGCCGCGCTCCCGGCGGACTGCACGCGCACGCCTTCCACCGACCCCGTGCACACTTTCGACGTGTTCTGGGCGACCCTGCGGGAGAACTATCCCTTCTTCCGGGCGAAGGGCGTCGACTGGGACGCGATGCGCGCCACGTACAGGCCCCAGGTGCACAAGAACACCAGCAGCGACCGCCTCTTCGAGATCCTGAGCAAGATGATCGAGCCGCTGCACGACATGCACACCCAACTCCGCGACGTCGCGGGCAAACGCGGCACCATGAACATGCGGCCCGGCACCCCTTACCCCGAGGACGTGAAGAAGTTCCTGGCCCGGGTGGAGGCTGCCAGCAAGCCTCAACTCGCCTCCGAGATAGAACAGTTCGCCGGAGGGAAGATCCAGTACGCCGATCTGAAGGAACGCGGTGTCGGGTACCTCCGTATCACCGGTTTCTCCGGATACGGGAAGGACTGGGACGCGGATGCGGACGCCGAGGTGCTCGACCGGGCACTGGCCGAGATCTTCACCGCCGAGCGGGTGCGAGGCATGCGCGGCCTCGTCGTCGACCTCCGCGCCAACGGGGGCGGCTCGGACGCCCTCGGCATCAAGGTCGCCGCGCGGCTCACGGACCGTACGTACACCGCGTACACGAAGGTCGCCCGCAACGACCCTGCTGATGAGGGCAGTTGGACGGCCCCCCAGGCCATCAGGGTCCACCCGGCGAAGGGGCCGAGGTTCACCGGTCCCGTCGCCGTGCTCGGCGGCCCGCTCACGATCAGCGCGGGCGAGTCGTTCACCCAGGCCCTGATGTCCCGCACCCCGGCCCCGATCCGCATCGGCGAACCCACCCAGGGCGTCTTCTCCGACGTCATGGAGCGGGATCTGCCGAACGGATGGGTGCTGACGGTCCCCAACGAGAAGTTCCTCACCGCGCGCGGCACGACGTACGACGGTGCGGGAATCCCGCCCACGCACCGCGAACCCGTCTACGCCGAGGCCGACGTGACGCGTCTCCGCGACCCCGGCCTGAAGCGCGCCGCACGCGAACTGGGCCGCCGGGGCAGGTGA
- a CDS encoding TetR/AcrR family transcriptional regulator, with amino-acid sequence MPRAADKPSPPPVDPEQLWLGKGANRSGRGRKPAFTREAITAAAVALADAEGLEAVTMRRVAAEVGAGVMSLYSYAPDKETLLELMVDHVTAELTPPPAPAGSWRADLKTVAHLQRAHMLRHRWLPAALSTRRSLGPNALAFLEHVLAALRPTGLDGGARLEVFSQLTGFVSAYLAHELTSAQAAGDPARLAAEVRYLTAVASDGRHPELAEALGAPARSLSPDAMFARFLDRLVDGLDTD; translated from the coding sequence ATGCCCCGCGCCGCCGACAAGCCGTCCCCGCCCCCGGTGGACCCGGAACAGCTCTGGCTGGGCAAGGGCGCCAACCGCTCCGGCAGGGGCCGCAAACCCGCCTTCACCAGGGAGGCGATCACGGCGGCGGCCGTGGCGCTCGCGGACGCGGAGGGCCTGGAGGCGGTGACGATGCGCAGGGTGGCGGCGGAGGTCGGCGCGGGCGTCATGTCGCTCTACAGCTACGCCCCCGACAAGGAGACCCTGCTGGAGCTGATGGTCGACCACGTCACCGCCGAACTCACCCCGCCCCCCGCCCCGGCCGGCTCCTGGCGCGCGGACCTCAAGACCGTCGCCCACCTCCAGCGCGCCCACATGCTCCGCCACCGCTGGCTCCCGGCGGCCCTGAGCACGCGCCGTTCCCTGGGCCCGAACGCCCTCGCCTTCCTGGAGCACGTCCTGGCCGCGCTGCGCCCGACGGGCCTGGACGGCGGGGCCAGGCTGGAGGTCTTCAGCCAGCTCACGGGCTTCGTCTCGGCGTACCTGGCCCACGAGCTGACCAGCGCGCAGGCGGCGGGCGACCCGGCCCGGCTGGCGGCGGAGGTCCGCTATCTGACGGCGGTGGCGTCGGACGGGCGGCATCCGGAACTGGCGGAAGCACTGGGCGCACCGGCCCGCTCGCTGTCGCCGGACGCGATGTTCGCGCGGTTCCTGGACCGACTGGTGGACGGGCTGGACACGGACTGA
- a CDS encoding CocE/NonD family hydrolase, giving the protein MRATWRKLPAARYEVGFEAGIAVPATDGVTLVTDHYFPRGEGEFPTLLVRSPYGRGIPWSPLYGVLFAEQGFHVVVQSCRGTGGSGGTFHYWRNEPADGQATVAWLRQQDWFNGVLGTAGPSYLGYVQWALALDPPPELKAMAVQVGLHDPHAFFHTDGILHLESPLASSMGVENQHRGVVPFLRATLRLQRHVRRIVSARPLRRAYEPALGQVPWLDDAMTHSDPADPYWSGADLAEAAERATVPTSLVAGWHDVFADQTLAQYARLRKAGCDAALLVGPWTHTSALQQGWTDVFTETLAWLRAHLCDDPSTLRPSAVRIHRGGDGEWLDLDGWPGEGIRVGSWFPDACGRLLGEAPTGDEPLVSFRYDPSDPTPSVGGPLLSPGGGSRDQKALEARDDVLTFDGPVLTGAVDVLGAVFARVRVSTDTGHADLFARLCDVDADGRSVNVCDGIAAVRTEGDAPAAVDVAMSSTAYRFAVGHRIRLQVSGGAHPRFARSSGTDALPLDAVDFRPVRLTLHSGTVLELPLPSPARPQVPPPGEESLPREPVR; this is encoded by the coding sequence ATGCGTGCCACCTGGCGCAAGCTGCCCGCCGCCCGGTACGAGGTCGGGTTCGAGGCGGGAATCGCCGTCCCGGCCACCGACGGCGTGACTCTGGTGACGGACCACTACTTCCCCCGGGGTGAGGGCGAGTTCCCGACCCTGCTCGTCCGCTCGCCGTACGGACGCGGGATTCCCTGGTCGCCCCTGTACGGCGTGCTCTTCGCCGAGCAGGGCTTCCACGTGGTCGTACAGAGCTGCCGGGGGACGGGCGGGTCCGGCGGCACCTTCCACTACTGGCGCAACGAACCCGCCGACGGGCAGGCCACCGTCGCCTGGCTGCGCCAACAGGACTGGTTCAACGGGGTGTTGGGGACGGCCGGACCCAGCTATCTCGGGTACGTCCAGTGGGCCCTGGCCCTCGACCCGCCGCCCGAGCTCAAGGCCATGGCTGTCCAGGTGGGCCTCCACGACCCCCACGCCTTCTTCCACACCGACGGCATCCTCCACCTGGAGAGTCCCTTGGCGTCGAGCATGGGCGTGGAGAACCAGCACCGGGGAGTCGTGCCCTTCCTGCGGGCCACCCTGCGCCTCCAACGCCACGTCCGCCGCATCGTCTCCGCCCGCCCCCTCCGACGGGCCTACGAACCCGCCCTCGGCCAGGTCCCCTGGCTGGACGACGCGATGACCCACTCCGACCCCGCCGACCCGTACTGGAGCGGGGCCGATCTCGCCGAGGCGGCCGAGCGGGCCACCGTACCGACCAGCCTCGTCGCGGGCTGGCACGACGTCTTCGCCGACCAGACCCTCGCGCAGTACGCCCGGCTGCGGAAGGCGGGCTGCGACGCCGCGCTGCTCGTCGGCCCGTGGACCCACACCTCCGCCCTCCAGCAGGGGTGGACGGATGTCTTCACCGAAACGCTCGCCTGGCTGCGGGCCCACCTCTGTGACGATCCGTCAACTCTGCGTCCCAGTGCGGTGCGTATCCACCGTGGAGGTGACGGGGAGTGGCTGGACCTGGACGGGTGGCCGGGCGAAGGGATACGGGTCGGCTCGTGGTTCCCGGACGCGTGCGGGCGGCTCCTGGGGGAGGCCCCCACGGGCGACGAACCCCTCGTCTCCTTCCGCTACGACCCCAGTGACCCGACCCCGTCCGTGGGCGGGCCGCTGCTCTCTCCCGGTGGGGGCTCCCGCGACCAGAAGGCCCTCGAAGCCCGCGACGACGTCCTCACTTTCGACGGGCCGGTGCTGACCGGGGCCGTCGACGTGCTCGGCGCGGTCTTCGCGCGGGTCCGCGTCTCCACCGACACCGGGCACGCCGACCTCTTCGCGCGGCTGTGCGACGTCGACGCGGACGGGCGTTCCGTGAACGTGTGCGACGGCATCGCGGCCGTACGCACGGAAGGGGACGCGCCTGCCGCCGTCGACGTGGCCATGAGCTCCACGGCGTACCGCTTCGCCGTCGGGCACCGGATACGGCTTCAGGTCAGCGGCGGGGCACACCCGCGCTTCGCCCGGTCGTCCGGGACGGACGCCCTGCCGCTCGACGCCGTCGACTTCCGCCCCGTACGCCTCACGCTTCACTCGGGGACGGTGCTGGAGCTGCCGCTTCCGTCTCCAGCGCGTCCCCAAGTACCGCCTCCGGGTGAAGAATCGCTTCCGCGCGAGCCGGTACGCTGA
- a CDS encoding nuclear transport factor 2 family protein, translating to MSPGGRGWRPRRGRSCLHANEQLVRDCLAAISRADAEGWLASYTDDAVSRDVPLDSAWNGRAGLEAGVRSWLAAIPDTRMDVRAVFAGDRPGFCELSLSRALADLGEAVEPGLAKAASRPDPAAAEHAAATRLLVENRRAALQEAAERSKRIADR from the coding sequence GTGTCTCCTGGCGGGCGGGGCTGGCGGCCCCGCCGGGGCCGAAGCTGCCTGCACGCCAACGAACAGCTCGTCCGTGACTGCCTCGCCGCGATCAGCAGGGCGGACGCGGAGGGCTGGCTCGCCTCATACACCGACGACGCCGTCTCCCGGGACGTGCCCCTCGACTCGGCGTGGAACGGGCGGGCCGGACTTGAGGCCGGGGTGCGTTCCTGGCTGGCCGCGATCCCCGACACCCGGATGGACGTACGGGCCGTCTTCGCGGGCGACCGGCCGGGGTTCTGCGAGCTGAGCCTGAGCCGGGCCCTGGCCGACCTTGGCGAGGCGGTCGAACCCGGCCTGGCGAAGGCCGCGTCCCGCCCCGACCCGGCGGCGGCCGAGCACGCCGCCGCCACCCGGCTGCTCGTGGAGAACCGGCGGGCGGCTCTCCAGGAGGCCGCCGAAAGGTCGAAGCGCATCGCGGACCGCTGA
- a CDS encoding aminotransferase class I/II-fold pyridoxal phosphate-dependent enzyme, translated as MTTEISPDNLTGLLDLARRDYRELAERGLSLDLTRGKPSPEQLDLSEDLFGLPGGRYTSADGTDVRNYGGLQGLPELREIFAEVLQVPAAQLVAAGNSSLELMHDAIVHALLSVLPGATSRWVDQERIAFLCPVPGYDRHFALCERFGIDMIPVPMTESGPDMEAVERLVAEDPAVKGIWCVPKYSNPDGVCYSDETVERLATMATAAPDFRIFWDNAYAAHHLTDRPVEIADLLGACERAGNADRAFVFGSTSKITAAGAGVAFFGASAANLKWLLSNNQKRSIGPDKVNQLRHVLFLRDAAGLRAHMERHRALLQPKFEAVARILEAGLGGTGLATWTAPEGGYFVTLQVPDGCAKEVVRQAASAGIALTPAGATHPYGDDPRDAVIRIAPSYPNLAELEQAVEGLAVCVRLVGYEKQAVRG; from the coding sequence ATGACCACCGAGATCAGCCCCGACAACCTCACCGGACTCCTGGACCTGGCCCGCCGGGACTACCGGGAACTCGCGGAACGGGGCCTCTCCCTCGACCTCACCCGGGGCAAGCCCTCCCCCGAGCAACTCGACCTCTCCGAGGACCTGTTCGGCCTGCCGGGCGGCCGGTACACGTCCGCCGACGGGACGGACGTACGGAACTACGGGGGTCTGCAGGGGCTGCCCGAGCTGCGGGAGATCTTCGCGGAGGTGCTCCAGGTCCCGGCGGCACAGCTCGTCGCGGCCGGGAACTCCAGCCTGGAGCTGATGCACGACGCCATCGTGCACGCGCTGCTCAGCGTGCTGCCCGGCGCGACGTCGCGGTGGGTGGACCAGGAGCGGATCGCGTTCCTGTGCCCGGTGCCCGGGTACGACCGGCACTTCGCGCTCTGCGAGCGGTTCGGCATCGACATGATTCCGGTGCCGATGACCGAGAGCGGGCCCGACATGGAGGCCGTCGAGCGGCTCGTCGCCGAGGACCCGGCGGTCAAGGGCATCTGGTGCGTTCCGAAGTACAGCAACCCGGACGGGGTCTGCTACAGCGACGAGACCGTCGAGCGGCTCGCGACGATGGCGACCGCCGCCCCCGACTTCCGGATCTTCTGGGACAACGCGTACGCGGCCCACCACCTCACCGACCGGCCCGTCGAGATCGCCGACCTGCTCGGCGCGTGCGAGCGGGCGGGCAACGCGGACCGGGCGTTCGTCTTCGGGTCCACCTCGAAGATCACCGCCGCCGGTGCCGGTGTGGCCTTCTTCGGAGCGTCCGCCGCGAACCTGAAGTGGCTCCTCTCCAACAACCAGAAGCGGTCGATCGGCCCGGACAAGGTGAACCAGCTCCGGCACGTCCTCTTCCTGCGCGACGCGGCCGGGCTGCGCGCCCACATGGAGCGCCATCGCGCCCTGCTCCAGCCGAAGTTCGAGGCCGTGGCCCGCATCCTGGAGGCCGGTCTCGGCGGCACCGGGCTCGCCACCTGGACCGCCCCCGAGGGCGGGTACTTCGTCACGCTCCAGGTGCCGGACGGGTGCGCGAAGGAGGTCGTGCGGCAGGCAGCGTCGGCCGGAATCGCGCTGACCCCGGCAGGGGCCACCCACCCGTACGGCGACGACCCGCGCGACGCGGTCATCCGCATCGCGCCGAGCTACCCGAACCTCGCGGAGCTGGAGCAGGCCGTCGAGGGACTCGCGGTGTGCGTGCGGTTGGTGGGGTACGAGAAGCAGGCCGTCCGAGGCTGA
- a CDS encoding ImpB/MucB/SamB family protein: MSTSTTTRATPRTAPQRYIAHLHLHAALGEDRLDDVVELLSGITPHVHAVPPQAVQLDLTSALRYFGLSPYDVVQLAMMRLKAHHGIDTSAGLAPNRMLASMAADMSAPGDTTQVTGERAAAWLRPRPVAALPGVGRSTADVLTKYGLHTIGQVADVPARTLQRLLGVAQARLLAERARGQDPRPVVPKEPAAHLTADLVLDRDCLDPAQHHRAVLELAERIGQRLRGEHQVTSRLTLTVRYADRTSTTRTRVPAEPTGHSAALTADALALLAGLGLQRARVRAFALRADGLSPADGAYRQLSLNPGDERARAVEEAADRARRRFGPGAVYPAVLARVERQ, encoded by the coding sequence ATGAGCACCTCCACGACCACGCGGGCCACACCCCGGACCGCACCTCAGCGGTACATCGCCCACCTCCACCTGCACGCCGCGCTCGGTGAGGACCGGCTCGACGACGTCGTCGAGCTGCTGTCGGGCATCACGCCCCACGTTCACGCGGTCCCGCCCCAAGCCGTACAGCTCGACCTGACGTCGGCGCTGCGGTACTTCGGCCTGTCGCCGTACGACGTCGTCCAGTTGGCGATGATGCGGCTGAAGGCCCACCACGGCATCGACACCAGCGCCGGTCTCGCGCCCAACCGCATGCTGGCCTCCATGGCGGCGGACATGTCGGCGCCCGGAGACACCACCCAGGTCACCGGGGAACGCGCCGCCGCCTGGCTGCGCCCCCGCCCGGTCGCCGCCCTGCCGGGCGTCGGCCGCAGCACGGCGGACGTCCTCACCAAGTACGGCCTGCACACCATCGGCCAGGTCGCCGACGTCCCCGCGAGGACCCTGCAACGACTCCTCGGTGTCGCCCAGGCGAGGCTGCTGGCCGAACGCGCCCGGGGCCAGGACCCCCGCCCGGTGGTGCCCAAGGAACCGGCGGCCCATCTGACGGCGGATCTCGTACTCGACCGGGACTGCCTGGACCCGGCCCAGCACCACCGGGCCGTACTGGAACTCGCCGAGCGCATCGGACAGCGACTGCGCGGCGAGCACCAGGTCACCAGCCGTCTCACCCTCACCGTCCGCTACGCCGACCGCACGTCCACCACCCGCACCCGCGTTCCGGCCGAACCCACAGGACACTCCGCCGCCCTCACCGCGGACGCCCTGGCACTGCTGGCCGGTCTGGGACTGCAACGCGCCAGAGTCCGGGCCTTCGCCCTGCGCGCCGACGGCCTGTCACCGGCCGACGGCGCCTACCGCCAGCTCTCCCTGAACCCCGGCGACGAACGCGCCCGCGCGGTGGAGGAGGCCGCGGACCGGGCCCGTCGGCGCTTCGGGCCGGGAGCGGTGTATCCCGCCGTGCTGGCCAGAGTGGAACGCCAGTAA
- a CDS encoding DNA polymerase III subunit alpha, translating to MAGFAHLHVASGYSMRYGASQPEQLARRAAERGVPALALTDRDTVTGSVRFARACAAEGVRPLFGIDLAVEALAPLPSARRRRTPVRGGAHVVEPPLRFVLLAQDRTGWARLCRITSAAHAHAPAPAHAATSAHGHFPAPNGAPVVPWEALRAYGGPGLTVLLGPLSEPVRALSMGREDVARKLLAPWREIFGEGVRLEAVAQKRSGTGPGSLRLAARTLALADRTRTTAVLSNAVRYADPEQHRLADVLDAARLLRPIDRRHLDSGQRWLKDGGAMTRIAHMIAESAEASPRRAERLMADTAATAAGCAVDTKADLGLGTPHFPEPRLLGARPGPDGAARLLRHRSEAGLARRGLDRDPVARERLDEELAVISRLRYDSYFLAVGQVVADIRGKGIRVAARGSGAGSLVCHALGIATANPLEHRLLFERFLSVRRGSLPDIDIDVESGRRLECYDAIFDRFGKERVAVTAMPETYRARRALRDTGLALGIAPAEVDRIAKSFPHLRACDITGALAELPELKRLSAEAHRYGPLWELAEGLDSLVHGMAMHPCGVVISDATLLDRLPVQPTPQGDYPMAMAAKEEIEALGNIKLDVLGVRMLSSMAHAVTEIERVTGDRVDLDDPSQVPLDDVFAFKLIQDSNTLGMFQLESPGQQDLLSRLQPRDPQDVIADISLFRPGPVAGGMPERYIAARHGGTPSYAHPDLEPVLADTYGVTIWHEQIIETLSVLTGCDRAMAEIARRALGDKNRLPRIKDWFHREARARGYAAAVRDEVWKTVEAFGAYGFCRAHAVAFAVPALQSAWLKAHHPAFLLAGLLEHDPGMWPKRVLVADARRNGVAVLPLDVNHSRAKHTVERTDGERTDGERWGVRLALNAVRGMSEEECVRIEKGQPYASLSDFWQRARPSRPVAERLAQTGALGCLHDGRLTRRDLMLQIAELHRQSRTRSAGDGQLSLDARAVGGEEPSGLPELTGREALGAELNTLGIDVSRHLMEHHHRLLREIGATDATHLAGLRAGQQVLVAGVRASTQTPPIASGKRIIFVTLEDGAGLVDLAFFEDSHAACAYTVFHSGLLLVRGTVQVRGTRRTVVGTMAWDLDKIAAARRDNGPEAALTLLGADRPHPTPAQPRRTLTDGTAGARLHPYADLQPAGSRSADLKKFGYTSPGSAG from the coding sequence ATGGCGGGCTTCGCGCACCTGCACGTCGCGTCCGGTTACTCGATGCGCTACGGCGCCTCCCAGCCCGAGCAACTGGCCCGGCGGGCGGCTGAGCGGGGCGTCCCGGCGCTCGCGCTCACCGATCGGGACACGGTCACCGGCTCCGTCCGGTTCGCGCGGGCCTGCGCCGCCGAAGGGGTCAGGCCGCTCTTCGGCATCGACCTCGCGGTGGAGGCCCTCGCGCCTCTGCCCTCCGCGCGGCGACGCCGTACGCCGGTGCGCGGCGGTGCGCACGTGGTCGAGCCGCCCCTGCGCTTCGTCCTGCTGGCGCAGGACCGGACGGGGTGGGCGCGGCTGTGCCGCATCACCTCGGCCGCCCATGCGCATGCCCCTGCCCCTGCGCATGCCGCAACGTCTGCCCACGGCCACTTCCCTGCCCCGAACGGAGCGCCGGTCGTGCCGTGGGAAGCGCTGCGCGCGTACGGCGGCCCCGGCCTGACCGTGCTGCTCGGCCCCCTCTCGGAGCCGGTCCGGGCGCTGTCCATGGGCAGGGAGGACGTGGCGAGGAAGCTGCTGGCCCCGTGGCGGGAGATCTTCGGAGAGGGCGTACGCCTGGAAGCCGTCGCGCAGAAACGTTCCGGCACCGGTCCTGGATCACTCCGGCTGGCCGCCCGCACGCTGGCCCTGGCCGACCGCACCCGCACCACGGCCGTGCTGTCGAACGCGGTCCGCTACGCCGACCCCGAGCAGCACCGGCTCGCCGACGTCCTGGACGCCGCACGCCTGCTGCGGCCCATCGACCGGCGCCACCTGGACAGCGGACAGCGCTGGCTCAAGGACGGAGGAGCGATGACACGCATCGCGCACATGATCGCCGAATCCGCGGAGGCATCGCCCCGACGGGCGGAGCGCCTGATGGCGGACACCGCCGCCACGGCCGCCGGGTGCGCGGTGGACACCAAGGCCGACCTGGGCCTCGGCACACCGCACTTTCCCGAGCCCCGGCTGCTGGGAGCCCGCCCGGGACCGGACGGCGCCGCGCGGCTGCTGCGCCACCGCAGCGAGGCGGGCCTGGCCCGACGCGGCCTGGACCGCGACCCCGTCGCCCGCGAGCGCCTCGACGAGGAGCTGGCCGTGATCTCCCGGCTGCGCTACGACTCGTACTTCCTCGCCGTCGGCCAGGTCGTGGCCGACATCCGGGGGAAGGGCATCCGGGTCGCGGCCCGCGGCTCGGGCGCCGGGTCGCTGGTCTGCCACGCGCTGGGCATCGCCACCGCCAACCCCCTCGAACACCGTCTGCTGTTCGAACGCTTCCTGAGCGTGCGCCGGGGGTCGCTCCCCGACATCGACATCGACGTGGAGTCCGGCAGAAGACTCGAATGCTACGACGCGATCTTCGACCGCTTCGGCAAGGAGCGAGTGGCCGTCACCGCCATGCCCGAGACCTACCGGGCCCGCCGCGCCCTGCGCGACACGGGACTGGCCCTGGGCATCGCACCGGCCGAGGTCGACCGGATCGCCAAGAGCTTCCCCCACCTGCGGGCCTGCGACATCACCGGCGCACTCGCCGAACTGCCGGAACTGAAGCGGCTGTCGGCCGAGGCCCACCGGTACGGGCCGCTGTGGGAACTCGCCGAGGGGCTCGACTCCCTGGTGCACGGCATGGCCATGCACCCCTGCGGCGTGGTCATCAGCGACGCGACCCTCCTGGACCGGCTGCCGGTGCAGCCCACCCCCCAGGGCGACTATCCGATGGCGATGGCGGCGAAGGAGGAGATCGAGGCGCTGGGCAACATCAAGCTCGACGTCCTGGGCGTACGGATGCTGTCCTCGATGGCTCACGCGGTCACCGAGATCGAACGCGTCACCGGCGACCGCGTCGACCTGGACGACCCGTCGCAGGTGCCGCTCGACGACGTCTTCGCGTTCAAGCTCATCCAGGACAGCAACACCCTGGGCATGTTCCAGCTGGAGTCGCCGGGCCAGCAGGACCTGCTCTCCCGCCTCCAGCCCCGCGACCCGCAGGACGTCATCGCCGACATCAGCCTCTTCCGCCCCGGACCGGTCGCCGGAGGCATGCCCGAGCGGTACATCGCCGCCCGCCACGGCGGCACGCCGTCGTACGCCCACCCGGACCTGGAACCGGTGCTCGCCGACACCTACGGCGTGACCATCTGGCACGAGCAGATCATCGAGACCCTGTCGGTGCTCACCGGCTGCGACCGCGCCATGGCCGAGATCGCCCGCCGTGCCCTCGGCGACAAGAACCGGCTGCCCCGGATCAAGGACTGGTTCCACCGTGAGGCGCGCGCACGCGGTTACGCCGCCGCCGTGCGCGACGAGGTGTGGAAGACCGTCGAGGCGTTCGGCGCGTACGGCTTCTGCCGCGCGCACGCGGTCGCCTTCGCCGTACCCGCCCTCCAGAGCGCCTGGCTCAAGGCCCACCACCCGGCCTTCCTCCTCGCCGGGCTCCTCGAACACGACCCCGGCATGTGGCCCAAGCGCGTCCTGGTCGCCGACGCCCGCCGCAACGGGGTCGCCGTCCTGCCCCTCGACGTCAACCACTCCAGGGCGAAGCACACCGTGGAGCGGACCGACGGCGAGCGGACCGACGGCGAGCGGTGGGGCGTGCGGCTCGCCCTGAACGCCGTACGGGGAATGAGCGAGGAGGAGTGCGTACGGATCGAGAAGGGCCAGCCGTACGCATCCCTGTCGGACTTCTGGCAGCGGGCCCGGCCCAGCCGCCCGGTCGCCGAACGCCTCGCGCAGACCGGCGCCCTGGGCTGCCTCCACGACGGCCGCCTCACCCGACGCGACCTGATGCTCCAGATCGCCGAACTCCACCGGCAGTCCCGCACCCGGTCCGCGGGCGACGGACAGCTCTCCCTCGACGCGAGAGCCGTCGGCGGGGAGGAGCCGAGCGGCCTGCCGGAGCTGACCGGACGCGAGGCCCTGGGCGCGGAACTGAACACGCTCGGCATCGACGTCTCCCGGCACCTGATGGAGCACCACCACCGGCTGCTGCGCGAGATCGGCGCCACCGACGCGACGCACCTGGCCGGGCTGCGCGCCGGGCAGCAGGTCCTCGTCGCGGGCGTACGGGCCTCCACGCAGACCCCGCCGATCGCCAGCGGCAAGCGGATCATCTTCGTCACCCTGGAGGACGGCGCGGGCCTGGTCGACCTGGCCTTCTTCGAGGACTCCCACGCGGCCTGCGCGTACACCGTCTTCCACAGCGGGCTACTCCTGGTCCGCGGCACGGTCCAGGTCCGAGGCACCCGCCGCACGGTCGTCGGCACCATGGCCTGGGACCTGGACAAGATCGCCGCCGCCCGCCGCGACAACGGCCCGGAGGCGGCCCTCACCCTCCTCGGGGCCGACCGCCCGCATCCGACCCCCGCCCAGCCCCGGCGCACCCTGACCGACGGCACCGCCGGCGCCCGCCTGCACCCGTACGCCGACCTCCAGCCCGCCGGGAGCCGCTCGGCGGACCTGAAGAAGTTCGGCTACACGAGCCCGGGGAGCGCGGGATGA